From the genome of Oxyura jamaicensis isolate SHBP4307 breed ruddy duck unplaced genomic scaffold, BPBGC_Ojam_1.0 oxyUn_random_OJ71688, whole genome shotgun sequence:
aagttctcttttttctcttcttctttgaCTCAGAGTATTCAATTCTAACTATCATGGCCTAcgaccgctacgttgccatctgccagcccctgcactacgggagcctcctgggcagcagagcttgtgcccagatggctgcagctgcctggggcgCTGGATTTCTCAATGCAGTCCTGCACAcagccaatacattttcccttcccctctgccaaGACAACTCTGTTGACCAATTCTTTTGTCAGATTCCCCAGATCGTCATGCTCTCCTGCTCCGATGCCTACCTCAGGGAAGTTGAGCTActtgtgttcagtttttcttttgtatttggttgtttcattttcattgtggtgtcctatgtgcagatcttcagggctgtgctgaggatgccctctgagcagggccggcacaaagccttttccacgtgcctccctcaTCTGGTCGTGGTCTCCCTGTTTGTTAGTACAGAcatgtttgcctacctgaagcccccctccatctcttccccatccctggacattgtggtggcagttctgtactctGTGGTACCTCCAGCAGTGAatcccctcatctacagcatgaggaatcGGGAGCTCAATGATGCCTTGAGGAGACTGATGACTGGAGATGTTTCAAAATCCAAAAGATAGCCCATATGCTTCTGCATATGACCCATCATGCATGCCAGGCTTAAGGTTTATTCTGTTATCTTTTTGGTCATTTGGCATACTctggagagcagcaccagcagctccgAGCTCTGGAGTGCATTGGAAGGAGGTTCAGCAATGGCTGGCTAGTCCA
Proteins encoded in this window:
- the LOC118159701 gene encoding olfactory receptor 14J1-like; this translates as MPNNSSVSEFLLLAFADTQELQLLHFVLFLGIYLAALLGNGLILTAIACDHRLHTPMYFFLFNLALLDLGCISTTVPKAMANSLWNTRAISYQGCAAQVLFFLFFFDSEYSILTIMAYDRYVAICQPLHYGSLLGSRACAQMAAAAWGAGFLNAVLHTANTFSLPLCQDNSVDQFFCQIPQIVMLSCSDAYLREVELLVFSFSFVFGCFIFIVVSYVQIFRAVLRMPSEQGRHKAFSTCLPHLVVVSLFVSTDMFAYLKPPSISSPSLDIVVAVLYSVVPPAVNPLIYSMRNRELNDALRRLMTGDVSKSKR